The following nucleotide sequence is from Primulina huaijiensis isolate GDHJ02 unplaced genomic scaffold, ASM1229523v2 scaffold42781, whole genome shotgun sequence.
TGTAATGACGTAAACAAAAGGAGCATTATTAAGATTTCCGCTCTTAAATTTTGACCAAGTGAatgtgatatttattttatataacctGTAATCCAAcgttgataaaaatatttaccagtactctaaaaaaatttaccagtataattatagaaaaatattattttaaaaatatttaaagaatTATTGTAACTAGAAGTGTAAACGAATTGATTCGAGTCaaatacaacaaaaaatttaaaacccgTATTTCGTTTGAATTAGTTATATTCGAATTCGAttcaaaattagaaaattttacaaattttggTTAAATTCAGAGAGTAAATcacttgtgaaacggtctcacgaatatttatctgtgagacgggttaatcctaccgatattcacaataaaagtaacactcttagcataaaaagttatatattttcatggatgatccaaataagatatctgtctcacaaaatacgacccttgAGACcatttcacacaagtttttactaaATTCAGAAGAAAAAAGTGACCATATTTGAGAATTATTCGAATTATTGATCGGAATTAAATAATCGAAtcgaataaattatattaataaaaatattaagacTTGCAaattatcgaacaaaataaCTTGGAGTCGAATTTCAAGCATATTCAAATTGGGTTTGAATTCGATTAGCTCGaacacaaaacaaattttttttgaattgaaTTGAAAAGTTTGTGAACATGCTCGATTTCTTTACACTAATAAAAGTATGAACACAACATGATGTTTGTTTTTTATgggtaattattattattattattttgttaatttttatttgtaaaaaaatttgtataattatattgaaaataattttgattatcTTGTAATTATTATCggtgtgatttttttaaaaaaataacggGACAATTATATCAAACACATTTGTAAATTGTCTAATTaatgtgaatttattaatttgaaaagtggCTGAGATATTGTAGTAGTAGATAAGttagaattttattaaatattatttttataaattggtTGAGGTATTATTCCAGATTAAATTGTTGTAACATAAACGACCGCTAAAGATCTCACGCtttatatataattacataCTACTATCTCCTCTAGCGCACTCGCATGCGCAacgatgaatttgaaatccattgaATTCAATTgaattttatcatttaaaatgaaataatatactCTACTTATTTACATATTAATAATACAAATTCTAATGAGTTTCAAATGACATTTTGATGAACTTGAAATCCAtcttaattaacatgaaatattatataaacatataagTTATGAATGTGCAGTTTatgattttactttttttaaacaacaaaaatatatttaaatccGTAGAAACGTAATCTTAATTCCTACACTAGTATTGAATATGTTCATATTCGACAAATGTTACCATGAAAAAAGAAGAATAACTTgttacgaataaaagcaaatcTATAACAAAGAAACGTGAATCCATATATACTAAGCACAGATTTTCTATCCCTTTTCTTTCGTAAGTGCTATAACTTCTTTGATCTTTTCTTTCGCTGTTTAGAAACTGGGGTTTCATCTCTTTCCCTACCCCGTTTACCTAAATTAGGCCGGGAAGCAGTACCAGTTTTTGGAGGCCTCCCAACATTCCTCTTTGTCGGGCTACCCTTTTCTTTCGCTTGCCTCGTTTCTGAGCTTCGCTTGGTAGCAACTTGATGATCTTTCTTGTCACCACGTCTGCCACTGTCGTTTTTCTTCTGTTCAGATCCTCCTTTACTGCTAGTACTTTCACTAGTTAACGGCGTATTCTTTAGTGCATCAAGCAGCGCACCATTGTTAGACGATGAACTTTGCTTCATCCGATTTAAGAAGTTAGCTGCACCACGTTTCTTTGAGTCTACTATGGGTTGGTTCTTTTTAGTTTCACCTTTCGGTTCTGAATGAAGAGAAGATGACCCTCCTTTTCCCTGGTTTTTCCCTGATTCTGCCACTGGATTTTTATTTCCACTGTTGTTGGATTGATTCTTGCCATTTTTCTTCGAATTGGCTGCAACAGAAGGAAATCTATCCCTGGTTCTCTTCTTTGTGATTTTGGGCTCTTCAGCATTTTCAGAGGGTTGTGAAGACTGAAGCTTTGTATCCTTCTCCTCGGCTAGCGATGCAGTTTGCTCTCTCTTCTTACTATCAGCCCCTGAAGATGATCCTGCTGCCTTCGCCGCAATGGAACTACGTTTACGACAAACTATCAACGAGCCTGGTATTCTAGGCTTTAACAGCAAAGAGTGAGAGGCCTCGTGGTCTTCTTTCTTGGTTAAAGATAGGGATTGTAGAGAAATTTGTTTCCTCGATGAAGACTCTGATTTGGTAAATTTCTGCGACATCTCTTTCGCTATGAGTTTTCGGAACTCGATTGCAGCCTGGGCCTCTGAGGAGTTTTTGCTGAAGAAGACGAGTGCATTGTTGACAAGCAACAAAAGATCACGAAAGAATTTGCTTCTGGACACCAAATACCAACCTTCTTTCAACCTTTGTTCTATTGTTTCGACATCAATATGTTGGAGAATCAACTTCTGATACTTGGATGTTTCCTGCTAAAGGGGAAGCAATATGTCACCAAGACAAAGATGTGAATACATCAGTAGTTCTGCAAACAATAGGCTAACGAGAAGGCGATTTCCAGCAGGGGAGAAGAaagaatattcaaaatagcGAAGTATGAAGCACTGAAAGAAGAATCTAATCATCCAACTCAAGATCTAGTACTGCTAGTCTTTCTAAGAATTGATCAGATAACTTTTAAGACCGTGAATGGATAACACATTATTCTTGaggtaaaataatttaatatttgtacATTTGAAACGAATTTGTGGCAGAAGCAACAACTTGGTAGATTACAGTTAAATGATTAGATTTCTAAgctttgaatttcaaataaagAATAATCTTCAATTGTTTTTCCTAAAAAAAGAGACGACTAAATAAAAACGTTATAACTTTATGTTTTCCTAATCCGAACTCAATGCACCAATTTGACTCAGAAATGTATTTTACTTTCTTTTCCTCAGTAGGGTTGAATTCAGTGTAATAAGCAGCGGAGAAAAAATCACACACGTTTCAAGAAATTGACATGAGAGCAAAGAGGGTCTAAGAAATAAGTGGTTGCCAGCCCAAAAAGAGAAAATAATAAGAGGTAGGCTAGCGTGAATCCGAGttcttttttcaataaataattgcaaattatttaaaaaaattaattttaacctAATGAAAGTATGAAACGAAATTTAAGTCGCTAATCATATATTTTCCACATTTAACAATGCTTCAAActtataaaaaacaataatagcCAAAtgaatcataaattaaatattcaccTGGCTTCTCAGTCGCCGCTCGAATACGGAGCCGAGCTTGTGGGACCGTATAACTTGCAGAAAGTCAATCAACGGCTGCGATTGAGCAGACAGATCTTTAACGGAACGAGATTGATCCTCGTGGTCACGTTCATCGCCACTGGTGTTGCCTCGCCGCGCCTTATCGATACCCTCCTCCTCCTTCGATCTACTCGCTGAGCTCTGCACATCGGAACTCTCCTTCATTGCCCCGTTTCCTCCCTTTGACTCTGCCTCCGATTCTCCCGACTCGCTCGCTCGTTCGGCAATCGCCGCCTTACCTGATTCTTTCTCTATGCTGTTTGAGCTGCCGTTGAAAGAGTCTTCGCGATCCGGTTTCAGattcggttcagaggtcataTCTGCCGGTTCTTCGCTTGACTCCCCGGTTCTATTACGCTCAGCCTCTGCCGCTTCTGCTTCGACCGGTTCTAATTCTTTCTCACCAGTTCTTGTCTTCTCCGCCTCGAGATCTGTGGAATTAGATTCGTTCACCGACATGTGATCCTTCTCTATTTCGTCGCCGGCAAGCATATCGCCGCCGGCAACCGGCTCCGGCGAAGGCTCTTCATCCGGTTTGACGTCCTCTTCGCTTCTATTCTCTTCACTCTTCCTCTCTAGATCCGGCCCGGCTCTCTCTCTCCTGGAGCCTCTATCTCTTTCCTCTTCCATACTCTTCATCTTCGACTCCAACGACCTGAATAACAAACGccaaaaaattaatgaatactaattttttttaaaaaaaaccacaCTCGTTATTTTGAAGAACTTTGGACGTGCAGATCTCTAACATGGGAATGGCATGGAACGTAATACGCATATATTCAATCGTAAAAGAGTACTCGATGTTGAGATCGAAACGTTGGACTTCCCGCCGAAGCTCGGCAACCCGTAGTTTTCTGAGCTCCTCCAGCAACGTGGTTACGGAGGCCGCGCTTTCTTCTTCGTCGTTCGATTTGTCGCCGGTAACAGATTCGTCATCATTCTGAGCGACGTAACGACGCTTCAGGTCGAGATATTTCTGCCTACAGTTTTGTGCGGTTAGCGTGAGATTAGGGTCGGAGCTCCGTTTCTGGAGCTCGGATGCGATGGAGGACCACGCGCCAGTGCCGTGGCGGTGGACGGCGAAGGCTAGTAAAAGCTCTTCCCAGGTCCCCCATCGGAAAGAATCGTCGCCGTCGGGATCCTGTTTATTATCCGGTAGAGCCATGCGAGTGTTTTAAGGTAGATTTACGGTACGGTGCGTACAGTTTGAATTTTGTTTGGGAAATTTGCATCTCGTCAATTCATGGTTAAGTGGTGTGTTATTAGAGGTCTGGTCTAGGgttgcatttttttttgtttggcaCTTTATATGTTGTGTTGTCTGACTAAATGGCTTATCGGCTCGGCTCGACTTGGCTTAATCACattgattgattttattttaaataataataaattaagaaaGATGAAGGCTCAGATTCATTTCCTTTTATTTAGCTGCAATTAGGTTAGGTTTTTTAatcatgaaaattatattttaataaaattatatgtttaaattagaTACACAAAAAACTATTGAAATGATTGTGAAACGCGTGGATTAGttgtatttttattcttttttattattattattattattattatgagtTACTGTTTAAATTagatacaaataaataaaatattcattatataattaaagttgtgattttttttaaagatgtatatgtaaatataCAAAAGAATgtgattaaaataaataattagcaTCAATGTTGAATTCACTATAAAATATGAGGGGAAAAACTAATGCATTTGGGATAAATCatggattttaattaattttattatttataataaaataatatattaaatttacaatttatttatttaaaaaatataaatttcaaatgatattattatttgatgtacttgaaatttatttttattaacataaaatatttataaaatataatttaaaaatatataatctcaTTTCTctcaataacaaaaatatatttaaaatctataaatttaaaatcaatccaTTCATAAGCAAGTGAGTGTTTGGGAAAATTGGAGGCTATTTATGGAATATTCTCCCCATAATATTGATGGCAATGGTACGACGGATGCTGGTCAAGCAGACTATGAAGACTTGTTTGGTAAGGTATTAGGACATCTGCATCCGTCGACATTAATATATGTTATTAACTTTCCATCTTCTCAAAAATTATGAGGTCCACGAGCCACATATTCATTACATTAACACTTTCCCATTATTAACCTACACTCACATTCATTTAATATCAACTTTCATTATTTATGGGTCCCACTGTCCACatactcattttttttaattttaattaattcaatatctttctaattttgttaaatttttacaacaaatattatttaaaaataaatagtattGTGAGAAAGCGTCGCACATAGAGACGGtttgtgaaaaaccgtcgcaagtagcgacgggttttgagaCACCGTCGCAAGTAGCGACGTTTttcaatttgcgacggtttacgaaaaatcgtcgctatttgCGAAATAATGCCGTTCATTTTGATGAATTTCTTGGCTGAGATGGCAGCCAAGATTAATAATTCATTCACCTACATTGGTGCATGAATATTAATGAGTGTTAATAATCACCCATTAATACACCAATGTGGGTGTCCTTATAGGTTAAGGGATCTGCTGAGATTTCCCttcttattcttatttttatttggtttttctaaattttttttatagatttttatttttgtatgaaaaattattttggtaaTAGATCGATGATATATAGTTCATTTGACAtcaatattttaagtttaaaaaatCTTAGATTCCGTTACTCAATTGTAAcatccaaaaaatatatatgttcttCATATAAATAGTGGAAATTGACCCTTTTTCATgtttaataacttaaattaaaaatagatGAAATATTGTAAAAACAATATCTTAAGATTGTACTGTCAAGTAGCTATTGAGGGCATGAGCCATGGTCCTGGCTTGCTGGCCTAAATAATATGAATGTACTCTTTCCAACAGTGGCTATTGCCCATTTGCTTATTTTAATACTGTCTCTTTGGTATCATATTTCTATTCAATTCACTATCAATTCTTCTACAAAATCCTAAATAATATCCTTTTATATTCTTTCCATTCTTCATATTCTTtaacatatttaatatatagcATATCTTATTATATGCACAAGTAGcgaagaaattttttaatatttgaattatttatttccAAAAATCTTTGGTAATTATTAGTAATTTTACTTTCTTTCCTTTTGTATAACGTGCTTAAATGAACTCTTTCTATTCAACAAAAAGAACAACGTTGAACGTGGGTAAAAGATTCTTAGACCGTATGAAAGAATTTTATTTAACCGATACTTTTGAAAGAATTGATTGATTCAATAGTATTTTGAGGTTGTATTTTGATTAATgagtttcaaatatataataacaaatttattgatttgcTTGATAATTAATTGTGATGAAATTCAAAAGGATAGTCTAGGTAAATACCACAATGATAAACAATTCAACCTTCATAATTATGCAAATCAcaagttcaaaaaaaaaaaatataacatgcAAAAAGCAACCAAATGAACCATGAACATTGAGCTTCACTTCACTTCAATGCCTTCAACTCATCCTTGCCTTCTCCGACCGGCGATTTGTCATCAAAACCCTTCATTTCAGGCAATTTCTTGCCGCCTTTGCTCCTCCGTTCGGCACCAGCAGAGTAATTATTCCGGTCATATGGTAAAAAATCCATCTTTCCGGCAGATATGTCTGACCTCAGATCGCGCAAGGCCTTGCTCAGGAGGCCATTCTCAGCTTGAATTAGCTCCATGTGCTTCTTCATCTCCAAACAGGCGTCTGCTACTTCAGCATACTTGGGTCCAGGCTCTGTTTTCTCTGCTATCGGCCTTGATTTTGTCATGTGCTCGATTCCTATTTTGTTCATAACCAAGAGCGGCAGCCCGATTCCTACAGCTCGATCACCCCGCTTACCCACCATCACCGCGTCTGTGTCCGCAGCTGCGGTCTCATGCCGGGCAAACCTTAAACCCCATCGGAAGTTCAACAGAGCGAAATCTGGAATCGGTAACGTCGTTCTAGCGCTCATCTCTGCACCTTTCAACAAACCACACACCACCCCCGCCGCCGCCTTGGACTCAACGGACGACGAGAAGAACCCAGTCCCCTTCAAATACCCGTTACTCACAAAACCGTCCCCATTCCCCACGCCGCCGTCGAACTTCTCGCCACCCAGACCCTTGACAATCTCGGAGGAGTGCGATTTCTTGAGCGTGAAATCGCCGAACTCGGGCTTGAAGTGGATGAAAAATCTAGGGTTTCGGCTGCCAATCAAGTTGAATTCGGCGCTCATGTTCAGAGGGCTTCTGTTCGGGGATCCGAAATGCCCAATCCCACTCTTGAAAACGAAGGTGAAGGGGTTCTGAGAATCGTTCGGACGATACGAGAATTTGAGTGAAGGGCCAGAATCAAAGAAAGTGGCGAGATTGAGGCATAATTCCTTGGATTCTCCGGCCACAACTCCGGATTGAAAGGGGAAACTCATGATGTTTATCGGGACTTTAGCTCTCAACAAAGGCTTCCGGTCATCGCGAAACTTGATCGAAGCCTTCATATTGAGTGATCACTACTGAAAAATTTCCTCTGTGGGTTGCGAGTGATGACCAAGAAAAGAGAGGTGGGAATTCTGTTGGTGGTGGCGGAACTGATATAGGTCTCAATATTTTACGAGAGATCCTATCTGTTTTAGGTGATTtcgaaattcaaaaataaaatagaaaattctGGTTcctgatttttgaaaaataccggGGTTCTATCAATttccatttttaaaaattgtacatCGATTGGCTCCAAACTGGAATTATGTGGATTTCAAACTAATTTTACTTGTACAGGTATTGAGTTTTTCTTCAGTGTTTCttgtttgtataattatttatttatatataatttttttgagctttttttttttgggcaatATCACGAGCaatcatattaaaaaatctatatatttatatacattcTTGAGTTCGAATTAAATTCAAActccaaaataaatataaataaacttgAGCACAAACACAAAAATCTTTATATATTCGTCTCAAATTCGATCAAATAATTTGCCCCAGTTTATTAATTTCCCGGGTCACaagtttgtttgttttgttttttggtcAAAATAGAGTGCTTTTGGATACACAAGTTTTCCCAATTGAAAAAGAGAATGcaactttctttttttttttaaatgcttatGACAATGAGATTTAAGGATttctattttatctttttttttttttcaaaaaataaaaatattatttttccacgcatgaattttttattttttaacccaTATTGTGTCCAAAAATGCTTTACTTTTTAGAAAAACCAGTTAAAATCCACGAGCTTACGAAATTAAACCCTTCGGGTTCTCCAAAGCAATAATGAAAAGTGCATGcactaaaattaaaatgttcTTTCTGAAATGCTTATGATGTCTGGAAAAATGGTGGTATACAACATACAACCACGATATTCAGTCCGAATACTCGAAAAGGAGAGAATAC
It contains:
- the LOC140969832 gene encoding uncharacterized protein isoform X3 codes for the protein MKSMEEERDRGSRRERAGPDLERKSEENRSEEDVKPDEEPSPEPVAGGDMLAGDEIEKDHMSVNESNSTDLEAEKTRTGEKELEPVEAEAAEAERNRTGESSEEPADMTSEPNLKPDREDSFNGSSNSIEKESGKAAIAERASESGESEAESKGGNGAMKESSDVQSSASRSKEEEGIDKARRGNTSGDERDHEDQSRSVKDLSAQSQPLIDFLQVIRSHKLGSVFERRLRSQQETSKYQKLILQHIDVETIEQRLKEGWYLVSRSKFFRDLLLLVNNALVFFSKNSSEAQAAIEFRKLIAKEMSQKFTKSESSSRKQISLQSLSLTKKEDHEASHSLLLKPRIPGSLIVCRKRSSIAAKAAGSSSGADSKKREQTASLAEEKDTKLQSSQPSENAEEPKITKKRTRDRFPSVAANSKKNGKNQSNNSGNKNPVAESGKNQGKGGSSSLHSEPKGETKKNQPIVDSKKRGAANFLNRMKQSSSSNNGALLDALKNTPLTSESTSSKGGSEQKKNDSGRRGDKKDHQVATKRSSETRQAKEKGSPTKRNVGRPPKTGTASRPNLGKRGRERDETPVSKQRKKRSKKL
- the LOC140969832 gene encoding uncharacterized protein isoform X1 gives rise to the protein MALPDNKQDPDGDDSFRWGTWEELLLAFAVHRHGTGAWSSIASELQKRSSDPNLTLTAQNCRQKYLDLKRRYVAQNDDESVTGDKSNDEEESAASVTTLLEELRKLRVAELRREVQRFDLNIESLESKMKSMEEERDRGSRRERAGPDLERKSEENRSEEDVKPDEEPSPEPVAGGDMLAGDEIEKDHMSVNESNSTDLEAEKTRTGEKELEPVEAEAAEAERNRTGESSEEPADMTSEPNLKPDREDSFNGSSNSIEKESGKAAIAERASESGESEAESKGGNGAMKESSDVQSSASRSKEEEGIDKARRGNTSGDERDHEDQSRSVKDLSAQSQPLIDFLQVIRSHKLGSVFERRLRSQQETSKYQKLILQHIDVETIEQRLKEGWYLVSRSKFFRDLLLLVNNALVFFSKNSSEAQAAIEFRKLIAKEMSQKFTKSESSSRKQISLQSLSLTKKEDHEASHSLLLKPRIPGSLIVCRKRSSIAAKAAGSSSGADSKKREQTASLAEEKDTKLQSSQPSENAEEPKITKKRTRDRFPSVAANSKKNGKNQSNNSGNKNPVAESGKNQGKGGSSSLHSEPKGETKKNQPIVDSKKRGAANFLNRMKQSSSSNNGALLDALKNTPLTSESTSSKGGSEQKKNDSGRRGDKKDHQVATKRSSETRQAKEKGSPTKRNVGRPPKTGTASRPNLGKRGRERDETPVSKQRKKRSKKL
- the LOC140969832 gene encoding uncharacterized protein isoform X2; the encoded protein is MALPDNKQDPDGDDSFRWGTWEELLLAFAVHRHGTGAWSSIASELQKRSSDPNLTLTAQNCRQKYLDLKRRYVAQNDDESVTGDKSNDEEESAASVTTLLEELRKLRVAELRREVQRFDLNIESLESKMKSMEEERDRGSRRERAGPDLERKSEENRSEEDVKPDEEPSPEPVAGGDMLAGDEIEKDHMSVNESNSTDLEAEKTRTGEKELEPVEAEAAEAERNRTGESSEEPADMTSEPNLKPDREDSFNGSSNSIEKESGKAAIAERASESGESEAESKGGNGAMKESSDVQSSASRSKEEEGIDKARRGNTSGDERDHEDQSRSVKDLSAQSQPLIDFLQVIRSHKLGSVFERRLRSQETSKYQKLILQHIDVETIEQRLKEGWYLVSRSKFFRDLLLLVNNALVFFSKNSSEAQAAIEFRKLIAKEMSQKFTKSESSSRKQISLQSLSLTKKEDHEASHSLLLKPRIPGSLIVCRKRSSIAAKAAGSSSGADSKKREQTASLAEEKDTKLQSSQPSENAEEPKITKKRTRDRFPSVAANSKKNGKNQSNNSGNKNPVAESGKNQGKGGSSSLHSEPKGETKKNQPIVDSKKRGAANFLNRMKQSSSSNNGALLDALKNTPLTSESTSSKGGSEQKKNDSGRRGDKKDHQVATKRSSETRQAKEKGSPTKRNVGRPPKTGTASRPNLGKRGRERDETPVSKQRKKRSKKL
- the LOC140969772 gene encoding uncharacterized protein, with the translated sequence MKASIKFRDDRKPLLRAKVPINIMSFPFQSGVVAGESKELCLNLATFFDSGPSLKFSYRPNDSQNPFTFVFKSGIGHFGSPNRSPLNMSAEFNLIGSRNPRFFIHFKPEFGDFTLKKSHSSEIVKGLGGEKFDGGVGNGDGFVSNGYLKGTGFFSSSVESKAAAGVVCGLLKGAEMSARTTLPIPDFALLNFRWGLRFARHETAAADTDAVMVGKRGDRAVGIGLPLLVMNKIGIEHMTKSRPIAEKTEPGPKYAEVADACLEMKKHMELIQAENGLLSKALRDLRSDISAGKMDFLPYDRNNYSAGAERRSKGGKKLPEMKGFDDKSPVGEGKDELKALK